The Paenibacillus mucilaginosus 3016 genome includes the window GCTCAGCCCTTCGGCGGGTAAGGATCCCTGCCGTAAGAATTCGATTCGGCGATCTTCCCGTCCGTATTGTGAATCTTGTGTTCCGTCCTGTCCTTCCTGGCTTCTTCCCTTCCCCGCTTCTCCGCCGCCTCCTTCGTCCGGCGGTGGCTTACCTTCTCGCCGTTCTGCTGGATATCCCATCCCCCGTCCGGGTTTGGGTCGTATGCACCACGGTGCTTCTTTTATCCTCCGTCATCGGACTTCCTCCTTACAAATGGTAAAGGCTCCGCTCCCCTGATGCTGACCGTATACCCCATACGGGATTCAATTCCCTATCTCCCCAAGGCAGCCGGGCGCTTCTCCAGAAACTTCAGAATCGGCGCCAGCGACTGCCGCTCCGCCTGTGCGAGCAGGTCGCCCTTCTCGGCCAGCCGCTTCTCGATCGAGAGCAGATGGAACGCCTTCGGGGAGACGCCTGTCTTCACTTCGTCCCACGTCAGGGGCGTTGATACCGTGGCTTCCGGCGTCGCCCTGGGCGTATAAGGTGCCGCCATGCTTTTGCCCGCCGCCACCTGCACGTAGTCGAGGTAGATCCGCCCTTCCCGCTCCTTCAGCAGCCGCTCCACTGTGAACAGGGTACGGAATTTCTCGGCCAGAAAGCGGGCGAGAAACCCGCCGACCCGGTGCAGATCCTCGAAGGTATGTCCCTCCGTCAGCGGGACCACGACTTGAACGCCCGAAGCTCCGGAGGTCTTGGGGAACGAACACAGGCCCATCCCTTCCAGCGCCTCTCCGACCCGGGCGGCCGCCTCCATGAGACGGGGGTCGCCCTCCCGCTCGGATCCACGTCGATGACCCACTCCTGCGGCTCCTCGCCATGCACCGTCTCGAAGGACGGATGGAACTCCAGCGCCGCCAGGTTGCCGAGCCACAGCAGCACCGGCAGCGAATCGAGGTTGACATACTCCACCCCTTCATAGAGATGGGTCCTCACATAATCGGGCCTGCCGCCGGGAGCGTTCTTCTGGTAGAAGAACTTGCCCTGCACCCCATGCGGGAACCGCCGTGTTGTCAGATGCCGGTCCCGGCAGTACGGCAGCAGATAAGGCGACAGGGCCGCCAGCTTCTGCAGGTAAATCAGCTTCGTGATGCCGGGCTCCGGCCACAGCAGCTTGTCCGGGCGGGAGATCTCCACTTCCACACCGTCCACTTGAACGATGCCGCGTTCGTCCGTCATATCGCTTTCCCTCCGATCGCCAGCAGTTTCGGGTGCCGCAGCAGTCCCGCTTCGGTCAGCTCCCGGCCGCTCACGGTGACGGGCAGGGGGCTCCGCCAGCCAGCGGATCTCCGCTCCGCGCAGGCCCTCGGGCAGCTCCCCGGACCGAGGCCCGGCCGCGGGCACCGTCGGCAGACGGCCGAGCTCCCGCTTCGCGGCGGCATCCAGCCCGGACGAGGCCCGGCCGAGATACTTCCCGCCCTGCTGGAGGACGAGCGAGGCCACCCGGCCTTCGCGGTACACGATGCCGACCGCTTCCGCTTCGAGCCGGAGGGCGGTCTTGCGCTTGAACCAGTCCCGGTGATCCTTGCCCTCGGCATACGGGCTGTCCAGCCGCTTCGCGATGACCCCCTCCCATTCCCGCTCGCAGACCCAGTCCCAGAGCGCATCCCCGTCCGGGAACAGCTGGGCGGTGCAGAGCGGGGGCTCCCAGTCGGCCGCGAGCTGATCCAGCGCTTCATGGCGCTCCCGGAACGGCCGTCCGCGGAGGTCCCTGCCGCCGAGCTGCAGCAGGTCGAAGGCGACGTACTGCACCGGGGACCGCTCCGCAGCCCGCCGGATGAGCGCCGGGTCGGCCAGCTTGTCGCGCTGCTGCATGCGCTGGAAGCTCGGCCTGCCGGTGGCCGGGTCGAGCAGGACCGCTTCGCCGTCGAGCAGGAAGCGACCCGGCAGACGCGACAGCACGCGGACAAGATCGGGGTACGTTTTTGTTTTGGGCAGGCCGTACTTGGAGACGAGCTCCACCCTCCCCTCATCGACAAGGGCCAGGATCCGGAATCCGTCCCACTTGAGCTGGTAGCCCCACTCGTCCCCCTGCGGAAGCCGGTCCGTCAGGATCGGGGCCATCGGCTTGAAGACGGGCATGCCCCGTTACGCTCCCGTCCGCTTCGAGCGCGGCTTGGCCCGGCGGGTCTTTGGCTTCCCCTGGCCGGAAGCCGGGGCGCGCTGCGTCCCCCGGTCCGTCGACTGGGCCGCCTTCATCTCGTTCAGCGACGCCTGGAGGGCTTCCATCAGGTTGACGACTTTCTTCTCCTTTTCCTCCGGTGCGGTCGTAATCTCCCGGCCCTCGACCTTCTGCTCGATGGCCTGCAGGAGCCTCTCCCGGTATTCATCCTCATACTTGCCGGGATCGAACGGTGCGGACAGCTGCTCGATCAGCGACTTCGCCATCTCGAGCTCCCGCTTGTCCACCTTGGCGGGCTCCGGGAAGTTCGGAATCTCCTCCTTCTCCCGGATCTCCTCCTCATAGTAGAGCGTGACGAGCGACAGCACATCGCCGATGACCCGGAGCGCCGCCAGGCTGCCCTTGCCGCGCAGCGCAATATTCGCAATGCCGATCTTCTCCGTGCTCTTCAGCGCTTCCACCAGCAGGCCGTAGGCATGGGTGCCCGTCTCCTCGGGAGCGAGATAATACGTTTTCTGAAAATAGATCGGATCAATCTCCTCCAGATCCACAAAATCGAGGATGCGGATCTCCCGCGACGTTTCGGAGGCGAGCTCCTCGAGCTCCTCCTTCTCGAAGGTTACGTATTTGCCGGGCTCGTATTCATAGCCCTTAACGATGTCGCTCCACTTGACCTCCTCCGCGCATTTGGGGCAGGTGCGGGAATAGTGGATCGGCACCTTGTGCTCCTTGTGCAGCATCCGCATCGGGATGTCGTTCTCCTGGGTGGCGGTGTACATCTTGACGGGCACGTTGACGAGTCCGAAGCTCACGGCCCCTTTCCACAGTGTCTGCATCGTTCCCCCTCCTTCTCGCTCCTCTTCGGCGGCGCTGCTTCACGCAGGCCCGCCCGTATACCTCTCATTAACCGGAGGGACCGGATGTCAATCAAGAGCGGGACCGGAGGAATGCCCAAAAAGCCGGAGCCCCTTCCGGCTCCGGCTGAATCCCCCGCTGTTCCCTACTTTACAAGCGGCGGCTGACCCTTTTTGGTGATCTGCCGTATGGCTTAGGCAAACAAAAGATGACATCGGCTCGGCCTGCGTTAGGGGATGGGCCTGCCCCTCAGCTGTCCCGCCTGCTGCTGACGGTTCAGCGGCTTACCAGGCGTACGCCTTCGGCGCTTCCCCGCCCGGGCCCGGGAAGATCTCGTCGAGCCGGTGCAGCACTTCTTCGCCAAGCTCAATATCCACCACGCGCAGCGACTGCTCGAATTGCTCCAGCGTCCGCGGCCCGATAATCGGGGCCGTCATCGCCGGATGGGCCAGCGTCCATGCGAGTGCGGTGTTCGCCTCGCTCTCCCCTAGTTCGCGGCACAGGCCCGCGAACGCTTCGAGCTGCGCGCGGTGCTTCTCCGCGCGCTCCGGGTTGTTCGCGCGCTTCGAGCCCGGCGCCGGGTTCAGCGCGCCCCCGCCGAGCAGGCCGCCGTCGAGCGGACTCCAGGCGATGACGCCGATGCCGTGCTCCTCTGCCGCCGGGAGCACCTCAAGCTCCGGCAGCCGGCACAGCAGGCTGTACTTGTGCTGCTCGGACACGAGGCCCAGGATGCCGCGCGACTTCGCTTCGTACTGGGCCTTCACGAGATCGCGTCCAGCGAAGTTGCTGGAGCCGACGTAGCCGATCTTGCCGCTGTACAGGGCCACCTGGAACCCTTCCCACAGCTCGTCCCACGAGACATTGCGGTCGACGTGGTGCATCTGGTACAGCTCGATGTGGTCGGTCTGCAGGCGGCGCAGCGAGCCCTCGAGGTGGCGGCGCAGCTTGTAGGCCGACAGGCCGCCCTGGCCGTTCGGGCCGTCGGCGGCATCGCTCATGTCCCCGTAGAACTTGGTGGCGAGCACCACCTTCTCCCGCCGGCCGCCGCCCTGGGCGAACCAGCGTCCGATGATTTCCTCGGTCCGTCCTGCATTTTCACCCCAGCCATAAATGTTGGCCGTATCAAAGAAATTCACTCCTGCATCCACCGCCGCATCCATGATGCGGAACGCTTCCTTCTCATCGGTGTCCACGCCGAAATTCATCGTGCCCAGGCACAGGCGGCTGACTTTCAGGCCGGATTTGCCCAGATAGGTGGTCTTCATCCCTTCATTCCTCCCCGTCGATGGATGATCCGCAATCGCTTACAGCTTCATCTTACCCTACAGGAGGAGGCCTGCCCAGTACGCACTTTTACCGCTGCTGCTCCCCCTGCAGTGATTAAGTTACCCGCAGGTAACTGACCGTTCGCCGGCGCCGTCTCCCGTTCAGCCCCCCATATAAGACCAGCGGTCTGCGGGCTTCCGGAGCGTAAGCTTCATGGCGCCCGGCGCTCCTTCGATCGATCCCGCCTCGATCCAGGCTGCGGTTACATTCGCCTGAAGACGGTGCGGGTGCCACTCCGTCAGCGAGACCTCCTGCCGGCGCTGCAGCACGGCAATTCTCGCCCCGTTCATGTCCTTCCCCTGCCGGTGCACCCAGTACGCCGCAAACCGCAGCAGGTTGCGTTCGGTCTGTTCGAGCGGCAGACCCGGTTTCACCGTCTCGAACGTCCAGATCTCCCACAGGCGTCCCAGCGCGTAGCCCCCGGTGTAGGCGGCGGCGCCTTCCTGCCGGTTCATCGGCAGCACCTCCCTGACCCCGTTCTTCTCGTATACGAGCATCGTCTGAAACGCATACCCTTCAAAGTGCTCATCCATGAACACATTATGCGAGGTCCAGCCGGTCCAGGGGTAGACCAGCTGTTTGTACTCCTGGGAGGCTGCCTTAAGCCCTCTCACGAGGGGAGTATCCCCCAGCACATAGACCCGGAGCACCGGGGAGCTGAGAAAAATCATTCCGAACGAGATCAGCCAGACGGCGAGGAACCCGGCTGCCCACCGCCGCCCCGTGCGGGACAGGCCTTCTTCCAAATCGTCAGGCTGCCGGTCTGCAGGCGCAGGCCTGCGCAGCGAGCATACCCCGTCGCGGCAGCCGCCCTCTCGGGCCCGTCGCCCGGCCACCGCATCGTAGATCCGCCGGGCGGCAGGCTTCACAGGCCAGAGTGACAGCAGCAGGCCGAAGGGGGCGAGCCAGCCGGACGTGTGGAAGACCGCGATATAGGTATCCACGCCCCGGTAGACCCGTCCTGCCGTATCCACCGCGCGGATGTCGTGCAGCAGCTCCTCCTCCGGCAGTCCGGCCAGCTTCGGCTCCTGCGCCGCATGCTCCTGCAGCGGCAGCCAGGCGGCCGCCTGACGCGGATTCAGCGCCTGCAGCACGGCTGCCGTCTGGCGGCAGAGCGGGCACAGCCGGTCGTAATAGACCTTGAGCTTGGGACGGCGCACCCGTAAGCTCCCGGCGATCTTCTCTCCCACCCGGGCCGGGATCATGCCGGCATAGAGACTGACCGTCATCAGAGAGATGGCGGGGATCGGCAGGGTGACCATCACGCCAAGATGAAAAGCGATTCCCGCGAGGATCAGCGGCAGCCGCAAGGGCCGGAACCAGAAGAGGAAGATGAACAGCGCCTCAAAGATCGTCACCGTGTAGCTCAAGGTCCGGACGAGCAGGGGGCGCTCCGTCAGCCAGGACACGTCGTAGAAGGCATTGATGGCAAGCGAAGCCGGCCCCCACACGCCGAGGCCGCTCAGATACATCGGCGAAGACAGCTTGAAAAAAGCCGAATCAAGGTAGAACAAGCCCACGGTCAGCACCAGGAAGACGGTGTAGAGATAGGACACGGGAGCCGGACCGTGGTCTTCCTGCTTCAAGGCTGCCCGGGCACGGCGTTCAAGAAGCCTGTCCACGGACAGCGCACGCCCGGCCGGCATGAAGACAAGCAGAAGCGAGGCAGTCAGCAGCAGCGAATCGCTCTGCCAATCCCGCCCGTGCGTATAGGCGCCGAAGCCCAGCACGATGACGGCCAGCGCGTACTGGACGATGGCCGCCGTACGGGTGCGATACCCGATCAGCAGGCAGGCTGTGGCGGCCAGCCATACCCACAGCAGCGGCGCTGAAGGGATGATGCTCTCGAGCACATAAGGCATCGGGTCGAACAGAAGGTGCCGGAATGCATACATTTGCCCGATCTCCGCGAAGAGAACCAGCGAAAAGGCGATGCGGAACCAAGCCAGCGGCAGCGGGCTCACCTGCTTTTCAAACCATCCGTTCAGCTTTTGTCTCACCGCTCTCACCCCCCGCTTTCGGGAATCGGAAGGGCACGGCGCTGTGCCCTTCTGTCCCCCTTCATTACCCGTCCGGAACCTTGCCCAAACCTTATACAATAAGAGGCATGGTGCCGGAAGGAGTACAGCGGTGGAGAGGCCTTATTACGTGAGTCGGGTTTAGCGCAGGACAAGCCTGGCAAGCCACCCGCGGCGGGGTCAGGGCATGATTAGGCTTTTCGTGCCTTCGCGGCCGCGGTAGGTTCATGCATGCTGTCCATCCCCCCACTCACTTCTATGAGCGTTCAGGGCATGCCAAACATCCCGCACGCAATCGCGGCGGGATACTACAGGATGAACCGTACACGAACGGCCTCACCCGGATTATTTTTTTACTCCCGAGCTCTCCATCCAATCCTTCCGGCGGACGCGCACGGCTTCCTTATGCCGAGTCTTCCTTGTTCATCGCGACCAGGTGGCTGAGCACAATCCCCTGCAGCGCCGAGAGCACCATAGCTCCGCTCCACAGGGCGGGCGGCCAGCCCAGGCCATCCCGAAGGTGCTCAAGCACCAAGAAGGCACCCGTCAAGAGCAGCGGCACCAGCGCAGCAAGCACATGCTTCTTCCAATTGTTCCTGTGCGATGCGCCCAGGAACCCGTAAAGCAGATCCGCCGCGAGGCCGGTGACGATCCCTGCAGGGGCCATATACGCGGATTGGCCCGGGATGCACATGAACAGCACCGGTACGGTGAAGAGGATGAACAAACTGCCAAAAGGCAGCTTCCACCGGTTGACGCTCCACACCAGGGGGACGGTGAGCAGGGCGGAAGTCAGCAGGACTCCGGCCAGCCCGTGCTCGATAACAGTCCCGTACAGGCTCTCCCGGAGACCGGTCGCCAGAGGTTCCAGTTCGCTGCCGAGGCGTTCCAGCCCGGACCGGGAGGTCGATCCGCTGTTCAGCATCCAGTGAGAGCTGAGAGCGAGTGCGGCGATCGAAGTGCCGAGAGCCAATGACAGCAGCCCCGGCCACAGCTCCCCCCGCCCGGGGAACACGGCCGGGCAGCCGCCATACCGCCCGGAACGGGGAGGTTACGAGCAGCACGGCTCCTGCAGTCTGCAGCAGCCGGGTTTGGCGAATAGTGTTCTTCGATCCCGCCCGGCTGAAGTTCTCCCGCCAGCTGCCACAGCAGGCCGCCGAGGCTCCCGAGCAGAAACAGTCCGGCTCCGGCCAGCCCCGCTCCATACCCGTCCGGCAAACCGGACTTCCAGCTTCCGTGCAGAAGCTTGCCCCGAACCATAAACCAGCCCAGCCACAGGATGGAGGCCGCCAAGCCGGAGTAGAGCAGCAGCTCCGTTCCTCCGCCCCCGGCCAGCCTATCCGCTTCACCAGCCGCGGCCCGGCTGTTCTCCCACCGTTCCAGGAACATGCCTGCCGTCAGCCACATCCCAAACACCAGCGTCAGGACCTGGCTGCCCGTCCCCGCCCGCCTGATCTTTTCCTGCACACCACATTCCCCCGATTCTGCCTATATGTATAGCTGTAAGCTTCTTCCTGTCCCTCCATGCTCTTGCCCAAAGTCTATCACATTCCCGGCATGATTTCCTTCTTTATCCTTTCTTAAGAAATAAGAAGAGAACTTTTTTCATAGGATGAGAGTATAACTAAGATGAGATGACCTTAAGAGGAGGGCTCGCCATGACCGATGCACAGCAAAAAATTCTGGATGCCCTAAAGCGCGACCGGTTCGTCAGCGCCTACGGCCTGTCCTTGATGACCAGCCTGCCGGTTCCTCAGGTAATGGAAGAGCTGCCTCTTCTCGTGAGCACGAACCAGGTCAAATACCTGCCCCTGAAGAATGCCCAAGGGAAGGAAGAAAAAGCGTACTATCTCGCCTCCCGGTAGGAGCCGCTCTTGAGCCATGCGCACTGCATCTCACCGGCCGACCGCAGTACAAACCGCTGCCACCTGTGACTTTGCAGCCGGCCGGCCGATCGGCAGCTGATCGAGGGGCCCGCTTCGGATAGAGAGAGACGCTGATGCGCCATCCCCTTTTTGATGAAAAGACCCAACTCTCGATATAGGAAAATGGATCGCGCAATTCCCTTGGGAAGAACAAGATTGTCGAGCAGAGGAACGAAGATGCGTCCTTTTTCCATTTGCAAGAACCCGAAATTCACTATAGAGGAACTCAGGTACGCTATTCCCCTCTTGGAACGACCGGAATCTCGCATAGAGGAACTCCGATGCGCTATTTCCGGGCATAAGGCGGTTTCGCTGCCTGCAACGCTTAGATAAGATACCTGAGTTCCGTTATTGTTTGGGAAATAGCGGGAAATATACAAATAACGCATCTCTTTTCCGCTATCTTCTCCCTGCAGTGTAGGAGAGCCTGATTGCCGCATGCCCAACTGCTTCTCTCGCTTCTTTTTATCGAGCAGAACACCCTTCCCGCTCGTTCTCCACGCCCTTCCCCCTATACAGCTTGCCGCCACCCGGTTTTATTCTCGGCTCATGCCTGGACTTCTCACTTTCCCGTTCACCATCTACTTCCCGCCAAGATGCTCAACCCACGGCTCTCCATAGTATACTTTCGGCTCCTTCATCAGACTAACCTCTCCTCTGCCCCGCCTTGTGTATCGCTAAAATGCTGTATCCACGACTTCCCACATCCTGCCTTCCGACTGCCCCGTCGATTCCCCCATACTTCACCTTACAAAGAAATTCGCATTATCTCATAACGCCCCGTCGTGCTCGATCCGTCTAAAGGCAAACTCTCCGCTCCTCTGCACCCCAACAATGCCGTGCGGCCATACGCCCGTCCCTCGCCCCCCACCATCATACTGCTCACACACCGATGTCCGAACAAAATGAAACCGCACGGAAGAACGTCCCCCGCCGCCCAAGCAGCATGCTGCTCCTGCTCCAATGTCTGCACAAACCAAAACAGCACGAGAGCGGTGTCCCGTGCTGTTTTGACGTACTATTTTGACGTACTGCTCTGTTGTACTGCTTACGCCTGCTTTGCGTACTGCTTTGTCGCGCAGTACTGATTTGCCGTACAGTTTCCCGTGCCGCTCGCTGCTCCTCCCGACCCTGCGCCCGCAGTCTGCCTGCTAGCTCAGGACGTTGGGGTACCCGATCCCCTGCTCCGGCTCCGTTCCTTCCACGGCATCGAGCCAGCGGCGGATCATCGAGAGCAGCTGCGCCGAATTCACCGGCTTCGTGATATAGTCCGAGGCGCCGGCCTCGAGGCACGCCTCCCGGTCGCCCTTCATGGCCTTCGCCGTGAGCGCGATGATCGGCAGGTCCTTGAACTCCGGCATCTCGCGGATCGCGCGGGTCGTCTCATACCCGTCCATCACCGGCATCATGATATCCATCAGGATGATCTTGATATCCGGCGTCGTCTCGAGAATGTTGATGGCGTCATACCCGTTCTCAGCCGGCACCACCTTCATGTTGTGCCGCTCGAGAATCGTCGTCAGCGCAAAAATATTACGGATATCGTCATCGACGACCAGCACCTTCTTGTACTTGATCATCTCGTCGGATTGATGCAGCTTCACCAGCGTCTCGCGGGAGCCCGCGGGCAGATCCTCCGCCTTCCGGTGGAGGAACAGGCTGGTCTCGTCCATGATCTGCACCGGCGTGTTCACTTCCTTGATTACGGCGGACTTCAGGAGCTCTTCGAGCTCGCTCTCTTCCTCCGGCGTCAGCTTCCGGGTCCGGTTGATGACGACCGGCATGTACTTGTTCTTCGCGTTCTTCTGCATCTCCCGCACAAACTGGAGAACGTTCAGATCCGTAAGGGCGTTATCCGCCAGCACGCAGTCGTACTCCTTGGCCTTCAGCTGCTGCAGGGCCTTCCGCCCCGTATCCACGGCCGTCACGATCACATCGTCGCCGCCGATCGTCTCGACCCACTCCTGCCGCTGCTTGGGGTCGGAGGACACAACGAGCAGATGGTGCACCGCGCGGTCGGCGAACTGATTCAGCTTGTCGAGCGCATTCTCCAGCTCTTCGTTGGACACCGGCTTGCAGATATAATCGTGGACGCCCTTCTGCATGAGCTGAATCTCGTCTTCCTCGACCGTAATGACGCAGACCGGAATATGACGGATGTTGATGTCGTTCTTGAGATGCTCGATGACGAGCCAGCCGTCCATGTCCTTCAGCCTCAGGTCCAGCGTGATGGCCGTCGGCTTGTATTTCTGTGCGAGCTCAAGCGCATCGGAGCCCTTGGCCGTAATGACCGCCTTGATGCCCCGCTTGTGGAGCAGCTCCAGCAGAATCTCATTGAACTTCAGGTCATCCTCAATAATCAGGAACACCCGGTCCCCCGGCTGGATCCGTTCGCGGTCGTCGATCATGTCGGCGACCGACTTGCGGGGGAGCAGCCGCGTCTTCTGCGGCGGCGTTACGTCGATGACCTCCGGCACATACTTCGGCTTCGGCTCCGGACTCGGTGCGTCGGCATCGAGCGGCAGGTACAGGTTGAACGTGCTGCCGGTGTTCTCGACGCTGTAGAGCGTTATCTCGCCGCCCAGCATCGCCGCGATCTCGCGCGAGATCGCAAGACCGAGGCCCGTCCCTCCGTAGGTGCGGTTCGTGCTGCCGTCCGCCTGCTGGAACGCCTCGAAGATGATCTGCTGCTTCTCCGGCGGAATGCCGATGCCTGTATCACTGACACAGAAGCAGAGCACGAGCTTCGCCCGGTTCAGGGCTTCATGGTCCTTGCTCCAGCCGCCGTTCGCCTGCCGGATCAGCAGCTGCACCTGGCCTTCTTCCGTGAACTTGAAAGCGTTCGAGAGCAGGTTCTTCAGAATCTGCTGGAGGCGCTTCGAATCGGTGACGATCGTCCCCGGCACATTCGGCTCGACCTTGATCCTGAAGTCAAGCTTCTTGTCGTCCGCCATATGACGGAACGTCCGCTCGATGCTGGCCGTGATCTCGTTCATCGTCGTCTCGACATAATCCGGTGTGACCGTGCCCGACTCGATCTTCGACAGATCGAGGATGTCGTTGATGAGATTGAGGAGCTCGTGCCCGGAATCCTGGATCGTCTCCGCGAACTTCACCTGGTTGTCCGTCAGGTTCGCGTCCGGATTCTCCGCGAGCTGCTCGGCGAGCAGCAGCAGCGAGTTCAGCGGCGTCCGCAGCTCATGCGACATGTTCGCCAGGAACTCCGACTTGTACTTGGAGGTCAGTGCGAGCTGCTCGGCTTTCTCCTCGAGGAAGCGCTTGGCGAGCTCCACCTCGTTGTTCTTGCTCTCGACCTCGGCCTTCTGCAGGACGAGCAGCTTGGCTTTTTCCTCGAGCTCCTCGTTCGTGTTCTGCAGCTCCAGCTGCTGCTTCTGCAGCTCCTCGGTGAGGGACTGAGACTGCATCAGGAGCTCTTCGGTACGCTGGTTCGCCTGCATCGTATTGATGACGATCCCGATCGATTCGGTGAGCTGGTCGAGGAAGGCGATGTCGATCTCCGTGAATTTGCGGAACGACGCCAGCTCGAGCACGGCCAGCACCTGGTCTTCGAAAATGATCGGCAGCAGCACGATATTCAGCGGCGTGCTCTCGCCGAGGCCCGAGGAGATCACGACATAATCGCCCGGCACGTTCGTGAGCAGGATGCGCTGCTTCTCGATCAGGCACTGGCCGACAAGTCCCTGTCCCGCGCGGTATTCGTTCGACAGATGCTTGCGCTGCTGGAAGGCGTAGCTCGCGAAGAGCGCCAGCACCGGCTCGCCGCCCCGCGGCTCGTTGATGTAGATGACGCCGTGCTGCATCGAGACGAGCGGCGCAAGCTCGGAGAGAATCATGCGGCAGACCGCATACAGATCCCGCTGGCCCTGGAGCAGCCTCGAGAACTTCGCCAGGTTCGTCTTGAGCCAGTCCTGCTCGGTGTTGATCCGGGTCGTTTCCTTCAGGTTGCGGATCATCTCGTTGATGTTGTCCTTGAGCGTGGCCACCTCGCCGGCCGCCGCCACGTCGATCGAACGCGACAGGTCGCCCTTCGTTACCGCCGTAGCGACATTGGTGATCGCACGAACCTGGGTCGTCAGCGTACTCGCCATGTAGTTTACGTTATCCGTGAGGTCGCGCCAGGTGCCGGCCGCCCCCGGCACGTTCGCCTGGCCGCCCAGCTTCCCTTCGGCACCTACCTCGCGCGCTACGGTCGTAACCTGGTCGGCGAACGTCGCCAGCGTATCGATCATGCTGTTGATCGTATCGGCGAGCTCGGCGATCTCGCCCTTCGCTTCCACGGTCAGCTTCTGCTTCATGTTCCCGTTCGCGACCGCGGTCACGACCTTCGCGATCCCCCGCACCTGATCGGTCAGGTTGGTCGCCATGATATTTACGTTATCGGTGAGATCCTTCCAGATCCCGCCGACGCCGCGCACCTGCGCCTGGCCGCCCAGCTTGCCGTCCGTGCCTACCTCGCGCGCCACACGCGTAACCTCGGAGGCGAACGAGTTGAGCTGGTCCACCATCGTGTTGATCGTGTTCTTGAGCTCGAGGAGCTCGCCCTTGACGTCGACGGTGATTTTGCGCGAGAGGT containing:
- a CDS encoding HAMP domain-containing protein encodes the protein MSDQERNQDSSVDQLDTGELLNALMALKKGNFAYRMPYDHTGIAGKVADTFNEIMDMQESLATEIHTVATVVGKEGKLSRRFSHKNTGGDWEKVTESLNGLVVDLIQPTSEMVRVINAVAQGDLSQTVELEFEGRPLTGEFQRTANNINRMVNQLSTFASEVTRVAREVGTEGILGGQADVKGVSGTWKDLTDSVNYMATNLTDQVRNIAAVTTAVANGDLSKTITVSAKGEILELKNTINTMVDQLSTFSSEVTRVAREVGTEGKLGGQADVKGVSGTWRDLTESVNYMASNLTNQVRNIAVVTTAVANGDLSKKITMDVQGEILELKVTINTMVDQLSTFASEVTRVAREVGTEGELGGQADVQGVSGTWRDLTESVNSMASNLTNQVRNIAEVTTAVAQGDLSKKITVDAKGEILQLKSTINTMVEQLSTFASEVTRVAREVSTEGKLGGQADVRGVSGTWKDLTDSVNYMAGTLTDQVRNIAEVTTAVAKGDLSKQITVNARGEILELKNTINTMVEQLSTFASEVTRVAREVGTLGMLGGQAQVKGVAGTWRDLTESVNYMASNLTDQVRNIAVVTTAVANGDLSKKITADVQGEMFELKNTINTMVDQLSTFASEVTRVAREVGTEGKLGGQAQVKGVGGTWKDLTESVNYMASNLTDQVRNIADVTTAVAKGDLSRKITVDVKGELLELKNTINTMVDQLNSFASEVTRVAREVGTDGKLGGQAQVRGVGGIWKDLTDNVNIMATNLTDQVRGIAKVVTAVANGNMKQKLTVEAKGEIAELADTINSMIDTLATFADQVTTVAREVGAEGKLGGQANVPGAAGTWRDLTDNVNYMASTLTTQVRAITNVATAVTKGDLSRSIDVAAAGEVATLKDNINEMIRNLKETTRINTEQDWLKTNLAKFSRLLQGQRDLYAVCRMILSELAPLVSMQHGVIYINEPRGGEPVLALFASYAFQQRKHLSNEYRAGQGLVGQCLIEKQRILLTNVPGDYVVISSGLGESTPLNIVLLPIIFEDQVLAVLELASFRKFTEIDIAFLDQLTESIGIVINTMQANQRTEELLMQSQSLTEELQKQQLELQNTNEELEEKAKLLVLQKAEVESKNNEVELAKRFLEEKAEQLALTSKYKSEFLANMSHELRTPLNSLLLLAEQLAENPDANLTDNQVKFAETIQDSGHELLNLINDILDLSKIESGTVTPDYVETTMNEITASIERTFRHMADDKKLDFRIKVEPNVPGTIVTDSKRLQQILKNLLSNAFKFTEEGQVQLLIRQANGGWSKDHEALNRAKLVLCFCVSDTGIGIPPEKQQIIFEAFQQADGSTNRTYGGTGLGLAISREIAAMLGGEITLYSVENTGSTFNLYLPLDADAPSPEPKPKYVPEVIDVTPPQKTRLLPRKSVADMIDDRERIQPGDRVFLIIEDDLKFNEILLELLHKRGIKAVITAKGSDALELAQKYKPTAITLDLRLKDMDGWLVIEHLKNDINIRHIPVCVITVEEDEIQLMQKGVHDYICKPVSNEELENALDKLNQFADRAVHHLLVVSSDPKQRQEWVETIGGDDVIVTAVDTGRKALQQLKAKEYDCVLADNALTDLNVLQFVREMQKNAKNKYMPVVINRTRKLTPEEESELEELLKSAVIKEVNTPVQIMDETSLFLHRKAEDLPAGSRETLVKLHQSDEMIKYKKVLVVDDDIRNIFALTTILERHNMKVVPAENGYDAINILETTPDIKIILMDIMMPVMDGYETTRAIREMPEFKDLPIIALTAKAMKGDREACLEAGASDYITKPVNSAQLLSMIRRWLDAVEGTEPEQGIGYPNVLS